One window of Leptospira wolbachii serovar Codice str. CDC genomic DNA carries:
- a CDS encoding dTDP-4-dehydrorhamnose 3,5-epimerase family protein, whose product MNQKKFIIHETPISELFWITRTLIEDNRGSFSRLFCSEELKSVGFDLPIAQVNITKTEKKGIIRGLHFQLPPYSEHKIIYCLKGEVFDIALDLRRSSPTFLKYHSIILSESENNAYSIPQGFAHGFQSLTDDVEMVYFHSHPYRKQFETGVNPFDPMVNVKWPLPVTGISERDRSFLLLDNNYTGVKIK is encoded by the coding sequence TCCTATTTCTGAGTTATTTTGGATTACTCGCACATTAATTGAAGACAATCGCGGTAGTTTTTCTCGATTGTTTTGTAGTGAGGAACTTAAAAGTGTCGGTTTTGATTTGCCAATTGCCCAAGTAAATATTACCAAGACCGAAAAAAAGGGAATAATTCGAGGATTGCATTTTCAACTACCTCCATACTCGGAACATAAGATAATTTATTGTTTAAAAGGTGAGGTGTTTGACATTGCGTTAGATTTACGCCGCAGTTCACCTACGTTTTTAAAATATCATTCAATTATTCTCAGTGAAAGTGAGAATAATGCATATTCAATCCCTCAAGGTTTTGCGCATGGATTTCAATCCTTGACTGATGACGTAGAGATGGTTTATTTCCACTCGCACCCATATAGGAAGCAATTTGAGACGGGTGTAAATCCATTTGATCCTATGGTAAATGTTAAGTGGCCCTTACCTGTAACCGGAATTTCTGAACGAGATAGATCATTCTTATTATTAGACAATAATTATACTGGAGTAAAAATTAAATGA
- the wbjC gene encoding UDP-2-acetamido-2,6-beta-L-arabino-hexul-4-ose reductase encodes MKILITGADGFIARNLKIHISENKNHEVLLHTRNSTDNELSTFLKDADFIFHLAGVNRPISEDQFFIGNADLTKQIILRLQELGKKTPIAFSSSIQASLENPYGRSKKQGEDIIIDYGNNTGAPIFIYRLPNVFGKFSKPNYNSAIATFCYNISRSLPIVVNDASREMNLCYVDDLIAIFLSTLEGKFQAGFVNVEPTYTISLGELVNLITGFRDNRDKLFIENVGHGLIRALYSTYISFLPISSCSYSIPKYEDPRGSFVEMLKTKESGQMSFFTALPGVTRGRHYHHSKTEKFLIIRGKALFRFQHLITKEYFELEVNDQEPTIVDTIPGWTHDITNIGDSELIVMLWANEVFNRELPDTISADITK; translated from the coding sequence ATGAAAATACTCATTACCGGAGCCGATGGATTTATTGCCCGCAATCTTAAAATCCATATTTCTGAAAATAAAAATCATGAAGTGCTTTTGCATACTAGAAATTCGACGGACAATGAGTTATCTACTTTCTTAAAAGATGCTGATTTTATCTTTCATTTAGCAGGTGTAAATCGACCCATTTCAGAGGACCAATTTTTTATTGGCAATGCAGATTTAACCAAACAAATAATCTTGCGTTTACAGGAGTTAGGTAAAAAAACTCCCATTGCATTTTCCTCTTCGATTCAGGCTTCGCTTGAGAATCCTTACGGAAGATCCAAAAAACAAGGTGAAGACATTATAATAGACTACGGTAACAACACTGGAGCTCCCATTTTTATCTACAGACTACCTAACGTATTTGGAAAATTCTCAAAGCCGAATTATAATTCTGCTATTGCAACATTTTGTTACAATATCTCTAGGTCATTGCCAATTGTCGTCAATGATGCATCTCGAGAGATGAATCTATGTTATGTTGATGATTTGATTGCAATTTTTTTGAGTACCTTGGAAGGTAAATTTCAGGCTGGATTTGTTAATGTTGAACCAACTTATACAATTTCACTTGGCGAACTTGTAAATTTAATTACTGGTTTTAGAGATAATCGGGATAAACTGTTTATTGAAAATGTTGGTCATGGTTTAATAAGAGCTCTTTATTCTACCTATATAAGTTTTCTCCCAATCAGTTCCTGTAGTTATTCGATACCGAAATATGAAGATCCTAGAGGATCTTTTGTTGAGATGTTGAAAACAAAAGAATCGGGACAAATGTCCTTTTTTACGGCACTTCCTGGTGTGACTCGAGGAAGACATTACCATCATTCTAAAACAGAAAAATTTTTGATCATTAGAGGGAAGGCTCTGTTTCGATTCCAACACTTAATCACAAAAGAATACTTTGAGTTAGAAGTGAATGACCAGGAGCCAACGATAGTAGATACGATTCCTGGTTGGACTCATGATATAACAAATATCGGAGATAGCGAACTAATAGTAATGCTTTGGGCCAATGAAGTTTTTAATAGAGAACTACCTGATACTATTTCAGCAGATATAACAAAATGA
- the wecB gene encoding non-hydrolyzing UDP-N-acetylglucosamine 2-epimerase, whose translation MKKLKVFTVIGTRPEIIRLSRVLHALDEACDHKIVHTGQNYDFELNEIFFQDLGIRKPDYFLEAAGGTGAETIGKIIIRFDELLSKDIPDAILVLGDTNSCLSVIPAKRRKIPIFHMEAGNRCFDLRVPEEINRRIVDHTSDINLTYSSIAREYLLREGLPPDQVIKTGSPMFEVLHHYMSGIQSSKILEQLQLKSKEYFLVSAHREENIDSEQNFRSLTDTLNTIAEKYNLPVIVSTHPRTQKKIDLLKINFHKNIKLLKPLGFMDYNKLQIESKAVLSDSGTITEESSILKFSALNIREAHERPEGMEEATVMMVGLNQDRILQTLAFLDQQGIEFLENSRLVEDYSMPNVSAKVVRIIFSYTDYINRIVWKRY comes from the coding sequence ATGAAAAAATTAAAAGTTTTTACTGTGATAGGCACAAGGCCTGAGATCATCAGACTTTCAAGAGTGCTTCATGCCTTGGACGAAGCCTGTGACCACAAAATCGTTCACACGGGACAAAATTACGATTTTGAACTTAATGAGATTTTTTTTCAAGATTTAGGGATCAGAAAACCTGATTATTTTTTGGAAGCAGCAGGTGGTACGGGAGCAGAGACAATTGGAAAAATCATCATTCGTTTTGATGAATTATTGTCAAAAGACATTCCTGATGCAATCCTTGTTCTTGGTGATACCAATAGTTGTCTTTCTGTGATTCCGGCAAAGAGAAGAAAAATTCCAATCTTTCACATGGAAGCCGGAAATAGATGTTTTGATTTACGTGTGCCAGAGGAGATTAATAGAAGGATCGTTGATCATACTTCAGATATTAACCTGACGTATAGTTCGATTGCCAGAGAATACTTGTTACGGGAAGGTTTACCGCCAGATCAAGTAATCAAAACCGGCAGCCCGATGTTTGAAGTTTTGCATCATTATATGTCAGGAATTCAATCCTCGAAGATATTGGAGCAGCTTCAGTTAAAAAGCAAAGAATACTTTTTAGTATCTGCTCATAGGGAAGAAAATATTGATTCTGAACAAAACTTTCGTTCACTAACAGATACGCTGAACACCATAGCAGAAAAGTATAATCTACCTGTAATTGTATCTACTCATCCAAGAACCCAGAAAAAAATCGATCTACTGAAAATCAATTTCCACAAAAATATTAAACTGCTAAAGCCACTAGGTTTTATGGATTATAATAAATTGCAGATCGAGTCGAAAGCTGTCCTCTCCGATAGTGGAACCATCACGGAAGAGTCCTCAATTCTGAAATTTTCAGCTTTAAATATTCGAGAGGCTCACGAAAGACCGGAAGGAATGGAAGAGGCAACGGTAATGATGGTTGGTCTGAATCAAGATCGTATTTTACAAACGCTTGCGTTCTTAGACCAACAAGGGATTGAATTTTTGGAAAATTCTAGATTAGTTGAAGATTATTCTATGCCAAATGTTTCCGCAAAAGTGGTTCGAATTATTTTTAGTTATACAGATTATATAAATCGAATTGTTTGGAAGCGATATTAA
- a CDS encoding class I SAM-dependent methyltransferase translates to MKCRHCSAELQKSFLDLDFSPPSNAYLTKEDLNKPEMHYPLRVLMCDSCKLVQTEDYTDKDLLFSSDYAYFSSTSTSWLKHAELFVNKVIDRFSLSKESFVIEVASNDGYLLRNFVKHSIPCLGIEPTVSTAEISISLGIPNLLEFLSENVALNLSNQGKKADLIIGNNVYAHVPNINDFTKSLKILLKPNGVISLEFPHLLNLVKFSQFDTIYHEHFSYLSLRSVETIFNSVGLKVFDVEELETHGGSLRVFGTHLENNIDISENVKAVLQKEIDFNLFDDKTIEDLGDRVNKIKYDFLDFLLEQKIKGKKVIGYGAPAKANTLLNFFGIKRDLIPFVCDASKSKQNKFLPGSHIPVFHPDQIKHFKPDYIIIFPWNLQIEIESLLQYTKEWGCKLIVLLPEFRII, encoded by the coding sequence ATGAAATGTAGGCACTGTTCCGCTGAATTACAAAAAAGTTTCTTGGACCTGGATTTTTCTCCACCATCAAATGCATATCTAACTAAAGAAGATTTAAACAAGCCGGAAATGCACTATCCCCTTCGTGTTTTAATGTGTGATAGTTGTAAATTGGTCCAAACTGAGGACTATACTGATAAAGATTTATTGTTTAGTTCAGATTATGCTTATTTTTCAAGTACATCAACTAGCTGGCTTAAACATGCGGAGTTATTTGTGAATAAGGTGATTGATCGATTTTCCTTATCAAAAGAGTCATTTGTAATAGAAGTAGCGTCTAACGATGGTTATTTGCTTAGAAATTTTGTTAAACATAGTATTCCCTGTTTAGGAATTGAGCCAACTGTAAGCACCGCTGAAATATCAATAAGTTTGGGGATTCCAAACCTTCTAGAATTTCTTTCTGAAAATGTTGCGCTGAATTTATCGAATCAAGGGAAAAAAGCAGATTTAATTATTGGGAACAATGTTTACGCCCATGTGCCAAATATAAATGATTTTACAAAGTCTTTGAAGATTCTTTTGAAGCCAAACGGAGTTATTTCTTTAGAATTTCCTCATTTATTGAACTTAGTGAAGTTTTCTCAATTTGACACAATTTATCACGAACATTTTTCTTATCTTTCTCTTCGTTCTGTCGAAACTATTTTTAATTCGGTTGGATTGAAAGTATTTGACGTAGAAGAGTTAGAAACTCACGGAGGAAGTCTAAGAGTTTTTGGCACCCACCTTGAAAATAATATCGATATATCTGAGAACGTTAAAGCGGTATTGCAGAAAGAAATTGATTTTAACCTTTTTGATGATAAGACTATTGAGGATTTGGGAGACAGAGTTAATAAAATAAAATATGATTTCCTTGATTTCTTGTTAGAACAGAAAATTAAAGGAAAAAAAGTGATAGGTTATGGGGCGCCTGCTAAAGCAAATACTTTACTGAACTTTTTCGGAATAAAAAGGGACTTAATACCATTTGTTTGTGACGCTTCTAAATCAAAGCAAAATAAATTCCTTCCTGGAAGCCATATACCAGTTTTTCATCCTGACCAAATTAAACATTTTAAACCCGATTATATTATTATATTTCCTTGGAATTTACAAATAGAAATTGAAAGTTTACTCCAATATACAAAAGAGTGGGGTTGTAAGTTGATCGTTTTGCTTCCTGAATTTCGCATTATATGA
- a CDS encoding exopolysaccharide biosynthesis polyprenyl glycosylphosphotransferase, giving the protein MDILSIFVSLEFIMWVNNIEFLSLFELYARNSIFLILIIFQTVFNTYQPLSSDLRIGYITRYIIACITFFFFMSALLFLTQFRYIGGVWGRGIIFQNLILVFVLGLVFRWLIKLYKKRVIGAVEVSALLILGKDKLQTFVRENFRSLKNVNVYIYLEGNEKIRISDQNLSKVIFIRGKKNLESYFQKENQIFDFVIFDSNVSISDDTLRDLMDAKLHGLKVFDLTDFFEYYFEKISVLNVQDRWIVFSNGFSIISNKIALRLKAILDFVGALLLLILTSPLIILAAFLVKITSTGPILYSQVRVGLSGKEFNIFKLRTMIADAEKEGAKWSSFNDPRITKIGAIFRKTRIDELPQLFNILRGDMSFIGPRPERPEFIKILVEEIPYYSLRHLMKPGLSGWAQVNYDYGSSVNDSLVKLEYDLYYIKNYSFYLDLRTIIKTIRVVVFGKGR; this is encoded by the coding sequence ATGGATATATTGTCAATCTTTGTATCACTAGAATTTATAATGTGGGTGAATAATATAGAGTTTCTGTCCTTGTTTGAACTTTATGCAAGAAATTCAATATTTTTAATTCTAATTATATTTCAAACAGTATTCAATACATACCAACCACTTTCGAGTGATTTAAGAATTGGCTATATCACAAGGTATATCATTGCATGTATAACTTTCTTCTTTTTTATGAGTGCGTTACTGTTTCTTACTCAATTTAGATATATCGGGGGTGTTTGGGGAAGAGGTATTATTTTTCAGAATTTGATTTTAGTGTTCGTATTGGGTCTTGTTTTTCGCTGGCTTATTAAGTTGTATAAAAAGAGAGTTATTGGTGCAGTGGAAGTAAGTGCATTATTAATTTTGGGCAAAGACAAATTACAAACATTTGTTCGAGAGAACTTCAGGTCTCTTAAGAATGTAAATGTCTATATTTACTTAGAAGGCAACGAGAAAATTAGAATTAGTGATCAAAATTTATCCAAAGTTATTTTTATAAGAGGAAAAAAAAATCTAGAAAGTTACTTTCAGAAAGAAAATCAAATTTTTGATTTTGTAATTTTTGATTCAAACGTATCGATTTCGGATGATACTCTTAGAGATTTAATGGATGCAAAATTACATGGACTTAAGGTATTTGATCTAACAGATTTTTTTGAATATTACTTCGAAAAAATTTCCGTATTAAATGTGCAAGACCGGTGGATTGTATTTTCAAATGGATTTTCGATTATATCGAATAAGATTGCGCTTAGACTAAAGGCAATTTTGGATTTTGTTGGTGCTCTCCTATTATTGATTTTGACTTCGCCGTTAATAATTCTTGCTGCCTTTCTTGTTAAAATCACCTCAACTGGACCAATTTTGTATAGCCAGGTTAGGGTAGGTTTATCCGGAAAAGAATTCAACATTTTTAAACTGCGCACTATGATTGCGGATGCAGAAAAAGAAGGTGCAAAGTGGTCTAGTTTTAACGATCCAAGGATTACAAAAATAGGAGCCATTTTTAGGAAGACAAGAATTGATGAGCTGCCACAATTATTTAATATCTTACGAGGCGATATGAGTTTTATTGGTCCTAGGCCAGAAAGACCGGAATTTATAAAAATTCTAGTTGAGGAAATTCCGTATTACAGCTTAAGGCATTTAATGAAGCCTGGGTTAAGTGGTTGGGCACAGGTAAACTACGATTATGGTTCTTCAGTTAATGATTCATTAGTAAAGCTTGAATATGATTTATACTATATTAAAAATTATTCATTCTATTTGGATTTACGTACCATTATTAAAACTATAAGGGTTGTAGTTTTTGGTAAAGGACGGTAA
- a CDS encoding glycosyltransferase family 4 protein, which yields MKVLIIVDDYLPNSMKITGKMMHELALEFLVQGHSVTVLTPAILQRKKFEIEFLDGVRILRFSSGRIKNVNKIVRLINEFLLSFRAWRSFRKWFSENPNDLIVYYSPSIFWAPIVEKLVKLWSSDTYLILRDFFPQWAIDSGLISETSLIAKFFQYYERRTYRVANRIGVMSPANLRWFVSRFPMLNNVEVLYNWTSAKQFEPKHSLRSEYLLMDKVIFLYGGNIGHAQYMKNLLDLAFRFRIHKEVFFVFIGSGDEENLVKETIEGNGLSNCLLLESVPQDIFESYLTEADVGLFTLHPNHKTHNFPGKILGYVQMGLPILGAVNRGNDLKELINETGSGLICDSGDSESLFSNATKLLNPELRKYMGKCAKQLLYANFSTSAAAAKIINSGSNK from the coding sequence ATGAAAGTTTTAATTATTGTAGATGATTATTTGCCCAATAGTATGAAAATTACGGGTAAAATGATGCATGAACTTGCATTAGAGTTTTTAGTGCAAGGCCACTCGGTTACAGTTTTAACGCCAGCAATTTTACAGCGAAAAAAATTCGAAATCGAATTTTTAGATGGAGTAAGAATATTGCGTTTTAGCTCAGGCAGAATTAAAAATGTTAATAAAATCGTTCGCTTAATCAACGAATTTTTACTTTCCTTTAGAGCTTGGAGAAGTTTTCGTAAATGGTTTTCTGAAAACCCAAATGACTTAATTGTATATTACTCTCCGTCAATATTTTGGGCACCTATTGTCGAAAAGTTAGTCAAGTTATGGAGTAGTGATACTTATTTAATACTTCGAGATTTTTTTCCGCAATGGGCTATTGATAGTGGACTAATATCCGAAACTTCGCTAATAGCAAAGTTTTTTCAATACTATGAGAGGCGGACGTATAGAGTAGCCAATAGAATTGGTGTAATGTCACCAGCTAACTTACGGTGGTTTGTTTCCAGATTCCCAATGTTAAACAATGTTGAAGTCCTCTATAATTGGACCTCAGCAAAGCAATTTGAGCCAAAGCATTCATTGCGATCAGAGTATTTACTAATGGATAAAGTAATTTTCCTGTATGGAGGGAATATTGGCCACGCTCAATATATGAAAAACCTTTTGGACTTAGCATTTAGGTTTCGAATTCATAAAGAAGTTTTTTTTGTATTTATCGGGTCTGGTGATGAAGAAAATCTAGTGAAAGAAACTATAGAAGGTAATGGATTAAGTAATTGTTTACTATTGGAATCAGTCCCACAAGATATTTTTGAATCATATCTGACAGAAGCAGATGTGGGATTGTTTACATTACATCCAAATCATAAAACACATAATTTCCCTGGAAAGATATTGGGTTATGTGCAAATGGGTCTTCCAATACTTGGTGCAGTCAATAGAGGGAATGACCTTAAAGAGCTGATTAATGAAACAGGATCTGGCTTAATTTGTGATTCAGGAGATAGCGAATCTTTATTTAGTAATGCTACTAAATTATTAAATCCCGAGCTTCGAAAATATATGGGTAAATGCGCCAAACAATTGCTTTATGCGAATTTTTCAACATCAGCGGCAGCAGCGAAGATTATTAATTCGGGATCAAATAAATGA
- a CDS encoding acyltransferase family protein — protein sequence MKFSVKTEKFYRKDIDGLRAVAILLVVFYHLFPDTIRGGFVGVDIFFVISGYIITTNILSDLEIGKFSYSVFLFKRIRRLYPALLLVLGLGYTFGLIFLMPKEFAGLAKHIVSSLAFVQNFILWREVGYFDDLPQLKPLLHLWSLSIEEQFYIIWPLLLIFIHRQKKARIPILTVFLFLSFMMNIASVGVNQDFAFYWPFTRFWEILSGCLLAILHKEEKIVWDGKALSIVMSGIGFLMILFAGFSFSRFTQFPGFAAVLPVFGASLVIFFHENGFNRQILSFKVFTFLGLISYPLYLWHWILISFDYYYFGQFNLLSNKFILLILSILLGFITFRFVETPIRKSKNFPFVSKRLLGISFLLVILAFITFKLKGFPLLKERELPSEARSLLDPEFGGNLAANWREHSCFLYKEDRFERFERSCGNEGGNVNVMLWGDSHAAALYTGFKAIQSKNRTFGLWQYTTSLCPPILDFDYEMNQNCRINNAFVFNRLSNHKPDILILQASWDWGRYEVKRNIKYLEKTFVKLNSKKIPRVILFGQSPTWMRKLPTNIVTYHKVFGRLPSSYTSFGLFQIEETRLLEEELKKTAIKYNIEFISMIDILCPNNECLLYVGDSVQNVTSLDQGHLSDLGASYVVQAAEKKIFPGN from the coding sequence ATGAAATTTTCAGTCAAAACAGAAAAGTTTTACAGGAAAGATATTGATGGTTTGCGAGCCGTAGCCATCCTCCTTGTGGTTTTTTACCATCTGTTCCCCGATACTATCAGAGGGGGCTTTGTTGGTGTCGATATTTTTTTTGTTATTTCTGGATATATTATAACAACGAACATACTATCTGATTTGGAAATAGGAAAATTTTCATATAGTGTTTTTCTATTTAAACGGATTCGCAGACTATATCCTGCACTTCTGTTAGTTTTAGGTTTAGGTTATACATTTGGTCTAATATTTCTTATGCCAAAAGAGTTTGCTGGTTTAGCTAAACACATTGTGAGTTCATTGGCATTTGTTCAAAATTTTATCCTTTGGAGAGAAGTCGGTTATTTTGATGATCTACCGCAATTAAAGCCGCTGTTGCATTTGTGGTCTTTGTCAATTGAAGAGCAGTTTTATATAATCTGGCCTTTGTTATTGATTTTTATTCATCGTCAAAAAAAAGCTAGGATACCAATCTTAACAGTTTTCCTTTTTTTATCCTTCATGATGAATATTGCTTCTGTGGGTGTTAATCAAGATTTTGCATTTTACTGGCCATTTACTAGATTTTGGGAAATTTTAAGTGGGTGTTTATTGGCGATATTGCATAAGGAGGAAAAGATTGTCTGGGATGGAAAGGCACTTTCAATAGTTATGTCTGGCATAGGATTTCTGATGATTCTTTTTGCAGGTTTTTCTTTTTCTAGGTTTACTCAATTTCCTGGTTTTGCTGCGGTTCTTCCTGTTTTTGGAGCCTCGTTAGTAATTTTTTTTCATGAGAATGGTTTTAACCGACAAATTCTTTCTTTTAAAGTTTTTACGTTTCTTGGTTTAATCAGCTATCCTCTGTATCTTTGGCATTGGATACTAATCTCTTTTGATTATTATTATTTCGGTCAGTTCAATCTATTATCTAATAAGTTTATCCTACTAATATTGAGTATATTGTTGGGTTTTATAACTTTCCGATTTGTTGAAACTCCTATACGAAAAAGCAAAAATTTTCCTTTTGTCTCTAAGCGCCTTCTTGGTATTTCATTTCTGTTAGTCATACTTGCATTTATAACATTTAAGTTGAAGGGGTTCCCGCTTTTGAAAGAAAGGGAGCTTCCGAGTGAGGCAAGATCATTACTTGATCCTGAATTTGGCGGAAATCTTGCTGCAAATTGGAGGGAGCACTCATGTTTTCTTTATAAAGAAGATAGGTTCGAGCGTTTTGAACGATCTTGTGGTAATGAGGGTGGGAATGTCAATGTAATGCTTTGGGGTGACTCACATGCAGCTGCATTATATACTGGATTTAAAGCAATTCAGAGCAAAAATAGAACTTTTGGGTTATGGCAATATACTACAAGTCTCTGTCCTCCAATATTAGATTTTGACTATGAGATGAATCAAAATTGTCGAATTAACAATGCTTTTGTCTTTAACCGTTTATCCAATCATAAACCTGATATCTTGATATTGCAGGCCTCATGGGATTGGGGAAGATACGAAGTTAAGAGAAATATAAAATATCTAGAAAAAACATTTGTGAAATTAAACTCTAAGAAAATCCCTCGGGTAATTTTATTTGGTCAGTCACCTACTTGGATGCGTAAACTTCCCACCAATATTGTTACTTATCACAAAGTTTTTGGAAGGTTGCCAAGTTCATATACAAGTTTTGGTTTGTTCCAAATAGAGGAGACAAGACTTTTGGAAGAAGAATTAAAAAAGACTGCAATAAAATACAATATTGAGTTTATATCGATGATAGATATATTGTGCCCAAATAATGAATGTTTACTTTATGTCGGAGATTCCGTTCAAAATGTAACAAGTTTGGATCAAGGACATCTATCTGACCTAGGTGCAAGTTACGTGGTTCAAGCTGCTGAAAAGAAGATCTTTCCTGGCAATTAA